From the Drosophila simulans strain w501 chromosome 2L, Prin_Dsim_3.1, whole genome shotgun sequence genome, the window GAGTTTGCCGagctggcggaggaggacGTGGAGGCCGCCGATTGCCGGTGGTACGATTTGCTGTgcaattgctgttgcagtGAGTGTTGTGAGGAATGATGTTGCGTCTGGTGCTGGAGACCACTGCTGTGACTGTTGGGTGCCGTTGGCGGTGGCCACAGTTCGTTTTCGTAGATGTTGAAGGTGTCAGTGTGACCCAGGTGAAGCGTCGGAACGGCCCCTACATtaagaaatcatttaaatattctttacAAACGCAGCACCTCCTTTCAAACTTACCTGGTGATAGTTTGCGCAGACCCAACGCCTCTTTGATAAAGTGGGCGCTGcatattttgtgatttttccCACGATACACTCCGGGATCCAAGCGGAGATTGTAGCACCAGCGTCGCAGGAGAACTTCGTCTCTGGGAAATCGATATAGCGACATATTGAAGTCAGAGGATCGGCTCCGACGGCAGAAGTTGAGGCAGCAGCGTTTTTCTTCAACGTACAAATTCTTTGGGTTATCGTGGATCTTGCCATATTGGGCACCTAGGTGTAAAGTAGGCACCGCCCACGGCTTCAGACGGAACTTGCCAATACAGCGCTCCTCGAAGTGGCGACTGCAAAAATGACGCGGCTCCTTTGCCTGAACGGGAAGTCGTGCATTCTGGCACCACTTGATCAAGCTTTTGATGTCCTTGGGAAAGTTGTAGAACTTTAAATTGCTCTCACCCCGCTGACTTGTACAGTGAGGCATGCTGCAGCGCGCTACCTCGCCGGTGGTGAACGTGTTGGTGAGCTCCCTGTTCTGGTATAGATTGGCCACGTCGTCGTGGCCCAGGTTGAACGTGGGAACGGCCCAGTAGCACAGAGAGTAGCGGTTAATGCAGCGCTTCGGAAAATGCATGCTACAGATGCGGAAATTGGCGTAGCTGGCGGCGGGTATGTGAAACATCTTGAGGTTGTGCAGCCATTGATTGAGGTACTTCTCGTCCTTGGGGAACGTGAAAAACTGGAGCGTGGGGCTCGTGCTCTTGCGCACTCCACACAGAGGAACACAGCACAAGGCGTCCTCGGAGTCGTCCAGCGTTGAGGAGTGCGCCTGTGGCCCGGCGATCGCTCCTGCGTGCATTGAACTGTCACTTCCATAGGCATTATTGTACCCACTGTCCTGAACGCTGTAGGATGACTCGCTGGTAGAGTTGCTGTAGCTTCGCTCCATCTTAACATTCACTTCGTTCTTCATTGCGGATGCTGCGAACATGGCAGCTCCGTCGGCATTTGCCTGACGCTGCTGCAGTAGAGAATTCAGCGCAGCCGTCGCCGGCAAAGACGAGCCGGATGGAGTGGTTTTGTGGTGCGGGGTTGTGGGCACTAAAACACAGAGAAATACCACGTTAGAAAaggtgtttttttgttttactaaTGTTTCCTAACTTACTCTCCATGGTTGCCATATGACAGTCCTGCAGCTTGTAGTTGGTCTGGTGCTGCtgcgattgggattgggaGGCAGAAGATGTCTGTCCGCCCGTGTAGTACTTGCCGCAGAAATATGGAGCAGCCAGACGATGTTCATGAAGCTCTAGAGCCGTCTGATACCATAGGCGGCAGATGGGACAGTCGAAGCGCTGCTGGAACTTGTGCTGCGGCAGGTGGGCGTACAGTTGTTCCCGCGTAGCGAAGGTGCTGGAGCACATCTGCAAATGGACGATCAATGATATAGTGTTCCAAGAGACCAATTATATGTGCTTCTTACGTTGCAGACAAAGCTATCGTATTCGTGCTGCATGTACTCGTGCGCCTCGCACTCAGCGATCGTGTCGAAGTGCTTGCCGCAGTACTTGTGGCAGAAAAACCTGTCGGCCCGGTGGTGAAGCTTGTGCCGCTGCAGCTCCTCGGTGGTCATGAAGGACATGGGACAGGTGCTGCACTTGAAGTCGTACTCCTGGATGCCGCAGTTGCTCTCGGCCACATGGCGGAGATAGACCTGCTTCTTAAAGAAGACCTCCTTGCAGCGCTGGCAGATGGGCAGACTTTCGGTGCCCCGATCCGATTGTTGTTTGCGACGCAGGAAACTGCTAGTGGTCTAAAGTATAGAAATTATGACTATGCTGAGTGAGTTTCGGCAAGGAACCATTGTAAACTCACCCTTCCGTAGGACTCATCCTTTACGGTCAGCTCCACTTTCGGACTCAGCATGTCCTCGCTGAATTCGCTGAACTTGCTGAAGTCAGCAAATGGCGTATTGTCGTCTATATAGTTGGACTTGTAGGAATGCTCGTCAATGGGTTCCGCTGTTCAGGAAATATTTGATTACTTTTTGTAATATGACATTAAAAACCAAATGTATGCACATATAATACTTGGTTcagagaaataataaatatgcttataatctaatttattaatgctggcaattaatttaatgatttataTAACCGCGAAATGCTAAAACTTTGCGCAGATGAAAATTCTGTATCCACTGTTTGCTGTTTCTATGGTTTCGAATTGTATTTTGTACTCCCCATTGGTTGGTGATAAGAATTAACTGCCCCTACATAAAATTGATAGATAACCGAGTGCTCTGCAGATATTTCTTCTATTTACATTATATATGGATACTAGGCTGTTCGCATTTGAActatattaaaatcatttttgaagTAAAAGGTATTGGACTCATTGATTGGTCAAATAATAGATAAAAGCACCAATATTTATTAGTCTGTCCGACTTagtgtttatatttattagcaaccTTGCCTTCTGCATCCGTATACTAAAGTTGATATCCGGATTACGCGAACATGTTTGAGAGACTGAAAATCATTACCTATGGTATCAATGTTTTGGGCGTCGTACCCAATAATATTTGTCGTACTCTCTGCATTCAGCCCCGCCCACACGCCCATTCGAATGGAAACACCGGGAGTGCGGGGCGGGACCAATCATTTGTAGGTTAGTCTACGGGGGCACGTTACATAAGAAGCGACTTGGAAGACAGTGCCCCGCCACAACCCGTTCCAAAAATGTGAGGAGGGAGATGAAATGCACACTCACTGGACGGACATACGAGTGCATGCACATGTGTGCGTACGAATCGAACTGAATAGGTTACGCCGGTAGTATAAAGCATCTATCCGAGTACACATTTGCCAAATGGATACATACTGACAACCGTACCATCGCACATACCGAGAGGCGCGCAAACAGAACCAAATTGTACGCCACGGTACGGAACCGAACAGAgcaagatacagatacagagcCGTAGGTTGACGAGCGGTGGAACCGAAtcagaatccgaatccgaatccgaaaaCCATCCGAACGAAACAAGCGCCAAACCTCAGCGAAACTCAACAAACGTTTTATTGATTCGACGCCAAAATGGAGCTGAAACTACGCTACTTATAGGAAAATGGCCCCATGTTAGTTGGATATACTGCGTGTATTCTGTATCTGTTTCTATGGCAAAGGCGGATTTTGCGCTTAGGTTTTCCGGACTTTCTCCGGCGTAAAGGGATTTTCGATTTGAATATTTCTACTTCCCCATTCAAGGGGCTTAATAAATCAACATATTTGGTCTTTAATCCGGATCGGCAGCTACGCAAAATTGAGTGTTTCAGTTGCCATAAATTTACATTATTTCGCGCTTGTGTGCTTTAATTTGCATAGTAATTAAAAGAATTACTCTCATTTTTATAATAGCTATTTTCGTCTCCAGGTTCTCTGGGAATCTCTTTAAGTATACACAAAAACCCAACCCACTGTAAATCCACTTCAAGGAAGTACACTCggtaataaacataaaatatgattACTAACTAATTTGAATCGTACTATACATTCATTTTCGGGaacttacattttattaatacTTCTGGTGCCGGGGGCGGGGCCATGGGATTCGGGGGCTGCTGGTAGGCCTCCATGGGTTCGCTTTTGATATAAGGATAGCTGCCGGCCATGATATTGTGGCCCATATAGGGTCTTTGTTGGCTTAAGTGCTGCGGAAgatgctggtggtgctgctgttgctgctgctgttgttgctgctgctgttgttgttgttgctgttgttgttgatacTGCAGCAGTTGGTTGTGGGCATATGCCACTGTGTTGGCCCCAAGGCCGTAGCTcggcccaccaccacccaccaccgccCCACTGACATTGAGGCCACCGCCAGCGGCGCCATAATAGCCCTGCGCGCCACCACCCCCCGGCCCGTATCCCCCGCCGCCCataatgttgttgttgttgttgccgctgacACTGTTGTTGGCGGCCTTGCAtgagggggcgggggcggggccGAAGGCCGAGTGGGGTGTGGGGTAGGAAGCAACATGTGAGTACCAATTggtgtgctgctgctgctgctgctgaggcgacagctgcgcctgctgatgctgctgttgctgctgctgcatggaCATGGGCGTCACGGGGGGCGGGTAGTGGTGGACGTAGTGGTGGGGGTGGGCGTGATGGGGGTGTTGTTGTGACATCACGGACGCGGTGCTGCCTGTGTTTATGCTGCCCCCTGGTAAGTGTCGCCTGCTTTCGGTTCGCCTTGTGGTGTGTTGTCCTGCAGCCAAGTTAGGGGCGCGTTAGCTCTCTTTTTCGCAAGCTTTTGGCGTCTTTTATATACCAGTTTTTCATCGGCCCCCGTCTGTGTGTATGTATCGAACTGGCATTGTTGCTATTGTCCTTTGGATTTCGCATTTTCCAACTGCCGCGGCAACTCACACATGGCACTCTGCAACTGCTCGGCAATTGCACTTAATATTGGCTCGAAGCGGGCGTTGGGTTTTGACCATTTTACGCTTAATTTCGCTCCCGAACGCGCGACGAACGAAACGTACAGCGAGACACAACAACAAACTGTTTGTGGAGCGCACTTAGCGGTGGGGCCCCAGCAGCCAGCTATCGATAGCGGTTCTATCGGTGCGGGAGCTTTCCTATCGCATGGGAAGCTTTCGAAATCGTTTTCAATTCAAAGGATGCTTCCCAAGGACTTACACAATGTTGGAAAAACTAAGGATTGTGTATTTTTCTTGATATCCTGGTaaagtaaaagttttcaaattgatttcagACAAAGAATTAAGCACACAGGACGCTTgacaaaaagtatttttcatgtcttattttttaaagaatgaATTTTAGGAAACTACTCAGTTTGGAATACAAACACATTTCCGCTgctatacatttaatttaatttcttaaacCGCTCACAAAACTATTTACAATAACAACTAGGTAATTTTGGGACCCACCAGCCCAACGCGCTGTCTTAGCTTCTCCTTGATCTGATCCTCGTCCGCCAGGAACTGCTTCTCAGCCAGCCGCACCAGGGTCCTCCTAAGCTGCGATTTCACCTGCGTGATCTTCGACGAGTTCATGGCCGATATGGGGACAATGCTGTCGAACTTGAGCACCTGTTTCGGACGCAGTTCCTCGGGACACTGTTCAAGTCCGCTGGCCAAATCGCTGACGAGCGGCTTTACTTTGGTGAAGATTTCGTGGGCACCCTCCTTGTCCATTTTGTTCAGCAGCAGGACACTGGGCTTCTCCAACAGCGATGGATCGTAGAGCTCCAACTCTTTGTTGAGCGCATACACATTGGCCAAACAGTCGCGATGCGGATGCCTGGGACTCAGCTGGAAGCCAAATATATCCACCATGAAGACCAGCAGGCGGGTGCGTTCGATGTGCTTCAGGAACTTGTGACCCATGCCGAAGTTTGCGTGGGCGCCCTCGATCAGACCGGGAAGATCGGCAACTGTGATGGAGCGCAGGTCCCTGTACTCGATGGTTCCAATCTGGGGTCGGATGGTGGTAACTGAGGAAGGAGTGGTAAATTAAAGATCAAATACCAACTCGATCTAGCAATAACTCACAGGGATAGGCTGCAATTTTTGGTTTGGCATTGGATACGGCCTTTAGAAGGGTGCTCTTGCCGGCGTTGGGAAATCCCACGAGACCTACATCTGCTATGAGCTTTAGGTCCAGATTTACAGTGCGATTCTCCCCGGGACGTCCCAGAAAATTGGTGGCCGTGCATCCGCCAGTACCTCCGCCCGCCACAATGCACGTCGCCTCGTGCTCGTCGAGGTCGGCGATGAGTTTCTGTTGGTCGTCATACACCTGGACCCCCACAGGCACCTCGATCCTCTGGTCAACTCCACGGCGTCCGAAGATGCTGGCTTTGCTGCTGTCCTCGCCACTGGATGCTGCTACTCGCTTATCCTTCAATCCCTGGACGACCTTGCGAAGAGTCAGTCCTTCCTTTGCCACCAAGTAGACGCAACCGCCTTGGCCACCGACTCCTCCGTATTTGGGCAGTCCATTTCCACCATGTCCTCCACGAACCGCCAGGCGCAGTGTGTCCAGGAAACTGGGTCGAAAGTGGGCACGACCGGGCTGggcattaaaaactttttatattACTTCTGATGTTGGTACAATAGTAATGTTCTCACAGATTTGCTGGATTTTAACAGGAATTTAAAGATTTGTACCATCGCGCAGCCGGCATTATACAATAGCGATGAGCAGTTCTGCAAAAAGGGACTAATTCACCGTGACCACGGAGGGAAATATATCGGTGTCATCTAATTTAGCTTGAACAATAACTTCTAAGTAACCAATTTAAGGTGGGAGGAGTACTCATTATTCCCATGTAAGTCGTATATTAATTTTAGTATTCATAAGTTGTTTTCCAGTAAAATCCATTCAGTTCGCTGTTATGCTGAACGCGCCCACTATCTTTGCTTCTATCGATAGGTCGCAAGCAGCTGATTGAGAAAAACAAGGTAGAAGAAGACGCATACCAACACGTGCGACTGTTTATTGTGAAATGGATTCCGGTATTTGCTACATCAAACCAGAGTAAGTACGCTTAATAGCGAATATTTGgttcatttaatttactctTTATACCATTTAGATACCTGGTAACTGAAGCCGATGGCGGCAGTGCTGCAGCTAACACCGAAAACAGCgagacaaacaaaagaaaacgtGAGGACGGTGGAGAAGTGGAAGCCggtgaaaaaaagaaatgggatAAAAAGGAACGCAAACGTGGACAGAACAAGGTTAGTAAATAATTCTACTAAGAAATATAGATACTATACAAAATATCGTATTTTTAGAACCGACCAGTTTTCAAGGACGAGCGGTACTCGCATCTGTGCCACTCGCTGATCGATGGAACCGGTGGAGAACCTTGTTCCCTGGCCAACTGTCGCTATGTCCACGATCTGGACGCCTACTTGGCCGCCAAGGGAGAGGATTTGGGCCCTGAATGCTATGTGTACACCACCAAGGGCTACTGTGCCCGCGGTGTGAGTTGTCGCTTTGCGAAGGCCCACACTAATGAACAGGGCAGGAACCTCAAAAGGGAAGACTACGATGAAAAGGCTCCTCCAACCACATGCAATGGCGTCAGTTCAGGTGGGTAATTCTCCTGCACATATCAGCTAACTCATACTAAAGAACTTAAATCAACTCATTAACTGAACCTCTTTTCAGAACTCCAAGTGCGTCTGCGAAAAC encodes:
- the LOC6732861 gene encoding GTP-binding protein 10 homolog, whose amino-acid sequence is MVQIFKFLLKSSKSPGRAHFRPSFLDTLRLAVRGGHGGNGLPKYGGVGGQGGCVYLVAKEGLTLRKVVQGLKDKRVAASSGEDSSKASIFGRRGVDQRIEVPVGVQVYDDQQKLIADLDEHEATCIVAGGGTGGCTATNFLGRPGENRTVNLDLKLIADVGLVGFPNAGKSTLLKAVSNAKPKIAAYPFTTIRPQIGTIEYRDLRSITVADLPGLIEGAHANFGMGHKFLKHIERTRLLVFMVDIFGFQLSPRHPHRDCLANVYALNKELELYDPSLLEKPSVLLLNKMDKEGAHEIFTKVKPLVSDLASGLEQCPEELRPKQVLKFDSIVPISAMNSSKITQVKSQLRRTLVRLAEKQFLADEDQIKEKLRQRVGLVGPKIT